The stretch of DNA TGCCGCATGCTCGCGCAGCAGGGCGAGCCCGGCATAGTCATTCAATGGGTTACTTCTTCGAGCGAGATCGCTTCGGAGGGCTAACGATGGCGGTTTCACCCAAGTCCTTGAGGGTGGCGGCTGCTTTCTTCGCCTCCTGCTTGGTGCGAAAAGGCCCCACGACCACGCGCGTTTCGGTGTAGGCGGGGACGCCGCGTTCCTTGAGTTTTGCCAGCAGGGAATCGGCGTTGGCGTAGGTGTTGAAGACTCCCATCTGCACGGTGTATCCCTTACCCGGCGCGATTGGGGCGTCCTCTAGTTTCAATATGGCCGAGGTGGTTTTCGGAGTTGGCGGGATTGCCGCGGCTGCGGGTGGATCATGCTGCGTGGGAGGCGGGACGTGTTCCGCCGGTTTGGCGGGCACGGCAGCCACGGGGGCCGCCGGCGGGGTGGTCTCCGCGGGGGTGGCCGGTGCCAGAGGCGGGCTCGCGGGTGCTGGGGGCGCGGCCTGCGAATCGGGGACACGACTCACTTCAGGCGCGGGAGGCGGCACGGTATCCGCCGTATTTGCCGGAGTTTCCAATGGGGGAGATACGGGCGCGACCGGTCTGGGTGCATCGGCGGACCGCCGTTCGATGAACACCAATCCGCCGATGGCGGCGACGATGAGGAATAGCGCGATCGCAAGCCCCGCAAAAGCCCGTTTCTTGACGCTTTCTTCGTTCGATAAAGTTGGGGGTTCCGCCATGATTCTTCTACGGGGGAGGAGAGATTGCAGATAAGCGCTCTGGATGGGGCGCGATGAAGGGATCACGCCTGGTTTCTTCTTGGGCACGAGGAGTTCCTCTCCTAGTTCGTCCCATGACCGCCGCCGAAGACGGTGCATCCTTTCTCGTTCCGCCGGCTTGGCGGTATATGACAAGAGGGTGCGATGCTAGCATCGTTTTAAGTCATTGCTTATAGGGGGCGGACCCCATGGCGTCCAAGATGCCACCAAGATTGGCCTTTCTTTCAACGGGTTATCGTGCTACTCTTCGCACCCTTCCGGACTCGCCGCCGGTATGCGCCATGTAAGCGGCGAGCCAGTCTTCTCAGCATTAATCTTTAAGTCTAATAACCGGGCGTTGCGCCCGTGCACCTGTCGGAGTAGAAATGGCAACTGAAAGAACCCTATCCATCATCAAACCTGATGCTGTCGCCAAGAACGTCATCGGGCAAATTTATTCGCGCTTCGAAGCGCGCGGACTCAAGGTCGTGGCGGCCAGGATGATGATGCTCTCAACGCAGCAAGCGGAAGGATTTTATGCGGTCCATCGCGAGCGCCCCTTCTTCAAGGATCTGGTCAAGTTCATGACCTCGGATCCCGTCATGATCCAAGTCCTGGAAGGCGAAGGAGCGATTCAAAAGAACCGCGATCTCATGGGCGCCACCGATCCCAAGAAAGCCGCGGCGGGTACCATCCGCGCGGATTTCGCCGATAGCATCGACGCCAACGCCGTGCATGGCTCCGATGGCCCGCAGACGGCGGCGAGCGAGATCGCTTACTTCTTTTCGTCCCTCGACTTGCATTCGCGCTAATTTCCGTACCTTCGATGGAAAACCTTCTCGGCTACGATCTATCCGGCTTGGCCAGTTATCTGGAGGCGCGCGGCGAGAAAGCGTTTCGGGCGCGCCAACTGTTTCGCTGGATTCACCAGCGCGGCAAGTCGCGCTTCGAGGATATGACGGATTTCGCCAAATCCTTGCGAGAAAAGCTCGCGGCGGATTCCGTGGTAGGGCTGCCCATCGAGCGTAGCTCGTCGGTGGCGGCGGACGGCACGGCGAAGTGGTTGCTCGATGTGGGCGGTGGTAACGCGGTGGAGACGGTCTTTATCCCCGAAACCCGCCGCGGGACTCTGTGCGTATCGACACAGGCGGGCTGTGCCCTGGCGTGTACCTTCTGCTCGACGGGGCGCCAGGGTTTCAACCGAAACTTGAGCGTTGCCGAGATTCTGGGCCAGGTGTGGTGGGCGCGGCACGTCTTGGCGCAGCGCTTTCAAACGCTGCCCCACGAACGCATCATCAGCAATGTTGTCTTCATGGGCATGGGCGAACCCTTGACCAATTTCGATCATCTCATCACCGCGCTTCACGTGCTGTTGGACGATTTCGGTTATGGGCTCTCGCGCCGGCGGGTCACCGTGAGTACCTCGGGAATCGTGCCCAATATCGACCGCCTGCGAGAGCAATGTCCTGTTGCCTTGGCGGTCTCCCTGCATGCGCCCAACGACGAACTACGCGACGAGATCGTGCCAATCAACAAGAAGTATCCCCTGGCCTCGTTGATGGAAGCGTGCCGCCGCTACGTGGGGGCCGCCGCCGCGACCGGCGATTCCGGTGAACCGGGCGAGGAATTCGCCAGCGAAGACATGGGTTGGAGAAAGTGGACGCGAGCCGGTTCGCCCAGGGATTTCATCACTTTCGAGTACGTGATGCTGGACGGGGTCAACGATACCGCAGCTCACGCCCAGCAACTTGCCGCGCTCACGCAAGACGTGCCGTGCAAGTTCAATTTGATTCCCTTCAATCCCTTTCCCGGTTCGGGCTACCAACGCTCAACGGACCAGGCCATCGAGCGTTTTCAGGGGATATTGCTCAATGCGGGCTACATTACGACGGTGCGTAAGACGCGAGGCAGCGACATCGATGGCGCCTGCGGGCAATTAGCGGGAGAAGTCCAGGACAGGACCCGGAGAAAGGATAAGATGGCATTGGGGATGAGCGCTTGAATATATTCCGCGCATGGGTGCTAGCCGCCGTGCTATGCGGGTGCACGAACAATCCATCCACCTCGCCCAGTAAACGGGAGGCGGCCAGCCAAGACTTGACCAATCGCGCCCATGCTCACATGGAACTCGGCATGGGCTACTACGAGAGTGGCAAGCATCAGTTCGCCATCGAGGAGCTCAATGAAGCGCTCAAGGCGCGCCCCGATTATGTGCCCGCCCACAGCGGACTAGCCTTGGTGTACATGGAATTGAGGGAAGACAAGAAAGCCGAGGCCGCTTTCAAGAAAGCACTGCGATACGAGCCGGGCAATTCTTCGGCGCGCAACAACTACGGGCAGTTCTTGTGCTCGCGCGGGCGCACGGAGGAAGGGTTGCGCCAATTGCTGGAGGCGGTTAAAAACCCGCTCTACCAGGCCCCTGATACCGCGTACCAGAATGCTGGGGTGTGCGCGCGGCGGATTGGGGACAATACGCGGGCTGAAGAATATTTTCGCCAAGCCGTTATGCGAAACCCAAGGCACGCGCAAGCGCTGCTCAATCTTTCCGATCTGAATTACCTCAAGAAGAATTACCCCACAGGCAAAAATCTATGCCGACCGATTGCTTCAGGATTCGCAGTCCCCAGGACCGGATCTGCTCTGGCTCGCGACTCGGATCGCACGCAAACTAGGCAATGGAGACGGCGTGATACAGCATGCGAATCAATTGCGGCGGCGCTTTCCGGATGCGCCTGAAACCCGCGCTTTGCTAGATGGCCGATTTGAATGACCGAAACCACTACTCCTGAAATCACTGCCCCTGGCGTCGGGGCGCAATTGTCGCAAGCGCGCCAGGCGCAGGGCCTGAGCTTGGGCGAGATGGCAAGACAGCTCAAACTGAGCGTTAAGCAAGTCGATGCGCTCGAACGCGATGACTACAGCAATTTTCCGGGTGCGCTCTGGGCCCGGGGATTTTTGCGCAATTACGCGAGATCGCTCGGCCTCGACGCCGATGCGCTCATCGAAAAATCCGGCTTGGCGGGCGAGGTGCCAGGAAGCATCATCCCCGGCGCCGGTACTCCGTTGCCCGCGGATACGACGCGCGAGCGGCGCAGGACCGTGTATCTCGTCATAGTCTTTGTCGTGCTGGGCTTGTTTGTTCTGGGGTTGCTCGGCCAGCGTGCCAGCAAGGATCGCTCGCACGCGAGCGCGCCGGTGACTTCCCCCGCGACTTCCCCGGCGGTGCCCGCATCGAGCCCGGCTCCCGAAACACCCGCGCCGCCCCCACCGGCGCCTGTCGCTGCCACTCCGCCCGTTGGCGGCGAGATGCCTACCGCATCTACCCAAGTAACTGCCCCCGAGGTACCCAAGGCGCCAAGCGCGGCCAGCGTGACCACACCGGCCAACCCGGTGCCTCCCGAAATTCCCCAGACCGGCGGCGCTGCGCAGAGCGCTCCGGCGCCACCCGTGGTATCGAGCGCCGCTCCCGCCGCCCCGGCCACCACCGAGGCTGCCGCTCCCGCGGCGCCTAAGCCACGCACCCTTCGCTTCACTTTTACCCAGTCCGTGGAAGTGGAAGTGACCGATGCCAATGGCGTGGTCTTGTTGGCCAATTTGCAGG from Betaproteobacteria bacterium encodes:
- a CDS encoding SPOR domain-containing protein; protein product: MHRLRRRSWDELGEELLVPKKKPGVIPSSRPIQSAYLQSLLPRRRIMAEPPTLSNEESVKKRAFAGLAIALFLIVAAIGGLVFIERRSADAPRPVAPVSPPLETPANTADTVPPPAPEVSRVPDSQAAPPAPASPPLAPATPAETTPPAAPVAAVPAKPAEHVPPPTQHDPPAAAAIPPTPKTTSAILKLEDAPIAPGKGYTVQMGVFNTYANADSLLAKLKERGVPAYTETRVVVGPFRTKQEAKKAAATLKDLGETAIVSPPKRSRSKK
- a CDS encoding nucleoside-diphosphate kinase, which gives rise to MATERTLSIIKPDAVAKNVIGQIYSRFEARGLKVVAARMMMLSTQQAEGFYAVHRERPFFKDLVKFMTSDPVMIQVLEGEGAIQKNRDLMGATDPKKAAAGTIRADFADSIDANAVHGSDGPQTAASEIAYFFSSLDLHSR
- the rlmN gene encoding 23S rRNA (adenine(2503)-C(2))-methyltransferase RlmN produces the protein MENLLGYDLSGLASYLEARGEKAFRARQLFRWIHQRGKSRFEDMTDFAKSLREKLAADSVVGLPIERSSSVAADGTAKWLLDVGGGNAVETVFIPETRRGTLCVSTQAGCALACTFCSTGRQGFNRNLSVAEILGQVWWARHVLAQRFQTLPHERIISNVVFMGMGEPLTNFDHLITALHVLLDDFGYGLSRRRVTVSTSGIVPNIDRLREQCPVALAVSLHAPNDELRDEIVPINKKYPLASLMEACRRYVGAAAATGDSGEPGEEFASEDMGWRKWTRAGSPRDFITFEYVMLDGVNDTAAHAQQLAALTQDVPCKFNLIPFNPFPGSGYQRSTDQAIERFQGILLNAGYITTVRKTRGSDIDGACGQLAGEVQDRTRRKDKMALGMSA
- the pilW gene encoding type IV pilus biogenesis/stability protein PilW, with the translated sequence MGDERLNIFRAWVLAAVLCGCTNNPSTSPSKREAASQDLTNRAHAHMELGMGYYESGKHQFAIEELNEALKARPDYVPAHSGLALVYMELREDKKAEAAFKKALRYEPGNSSARNNYGQFLCSRGRTEEGLRQLLEAVKNPLYQAPDTAYQNAGVCARRIGDNTRAEEYFRQAVMRNPRHAQALLNLSDLNYLKKNYPTGKNLCRPIASGFAVPRTGSALARDSDRTQTRQWRRRDTACESIAAALSGCA
- a CDS encoding helix-turn-helix domain-containing protein yields the protein MTETTTPEITAPGVGAQLSQARQAQGLSLGEMARQLKLSVKQVDALERDDYSNFPGALWARGFLRNYARSLGLDADALIEKSGLAGEVPGSIIPGAGTPLPADTTRERRRTVYLVIVFVVLGLFVLGLLGQRASKDRSHASAPVTSPATSPAVPASSPAPETPAPPPPAPVAATPPVGGEMPTASTQVTAPEVPKAPSAASVTTPANPVPPEIPQTGGAAQSAPAPPVVSSAAPAAPATTEAAAPAAPKPRTLRFTFTQSVEVEVTDANGVVLLANLQAAGTEKAVRGMPPFSISVGNVHAVRLVYRGREIDLMSRGWNGVAKFSLK